A genomic region of Caloenas nicobarica isolate bCalNic1 chromosome 9, bCalNic1.hap1, whole genome shotgun sequence contains the following coding sequences:
- the TMED6 gene encoding transmembrane emp24 domain-containing protein 6, with protein sequence MILGGRMILGGRMLLLVLLALLGPTSCPRTEPPSGSAQDPRFHGADRYDFAIVIPAGAVECFWQFAHQSGSFFFSYEVQRATGIGNDRHIRATASDPSGFQLGASQHVRGQISFPTKETGFYQLCLDNRQNHFGFMQVYLSFGVYYEGFDVENKQVGERKELNDTLEAIEFSTQKLQHHIFHMWRFYNFARMRKGADFFLLESNQSYINWWSMAQSCAIILSGLLQLHCLKRLLNTQPSGRQQC encoded by the exons ATGATACTGGGAGGCAGGATGATACTGggaggcaggatgctgctgctggtgctcctggcactgctgggccctaccagctgccccaggaccGAGCCCCCGAGCGGGTCTGCCCAGGACCCCCGCTTCCACGGGGCGGATCGCTACGATTTTGCCATCGTCATCCCTGCCGGTGCCGTGGAGTGCTTCTGGCAGTTCGCACACCAGAGCGGCAGCTTCTTCTTCAGCTACGAG GTCCAGCGGGCAACAGGGATCGGCAACGACAGGCACATCCGGGCCACGGCGAGTGACCCCAGCGGCTTCCAGCTCGGCGCGTCCCAGCACGTGCGGGGACAGATCAGCTTCCCCACCAAGGAGACAG GGTTTTACCAGCTGTGCCTGGACAACCGGCAAAACCACTTCGGCTTCATGCAGGTGTATCTGAGCTTTGGTGTCTACTATGAAGGCTTCGATGTGGAAAACAAGCAAgtgggagagaggaaagagctGAATGACACCCTGGAGGCAATTGAA TTCAGCACCCAGAAGCTGCAGCACCACATCTTCCACATGTGGCGGTTCTACAACTTCGCCCGGATGCGGAAAGGGGCCGACTTCTTCCTCCTGGAGTCCAACCAGAGCTACATCAACTGGTGGTCGATGGCTCAGAGCTGCGCCATCATCCTCTCCgggctcctgcagctccactgCTTGAAGCGCCTGCTCAACACGCAGCCCTCGGGCAGGCAGCAGTGCTAG